Proteins from a genomic interval of Gadus morhua chromosome 19, gadMor3.0, whole genome shotgun sequence:
- the LOC115532080 gene encoding inactive phospholipid phosphatase 7, with product MPSSSNSVRSRTRDRNNVLGRPEFMSLNQPMRAGAPAAENRASSRRLSQIKPQTSQSNEEPADTAGVNNNNKDKDKKEPGKMPEEDCMLLNPSFKGIAMNALLAIDISLSKRMGVCAYTSSSWGGCRSMVALLELTGFGITWIIGTIVCLTRSNTLAGQEVLVNLLLALLLDVLTIAGVQRLVKRRGPWEMTPGFLDYVSMDMYSFPAAHASRAAMVSKFLLSHLVLAVPLRILLVLWAFLVGVSRVMLGKHHLTDMVCGFVLGLLHFSLMENVWLSSGTCQTLISISTFSWGAFS from the exons ATGCCCTCCTCAAGCAACAGCGTGAGATCTCGGACGCGGGACCGCAACAATGTGCTGGGCAGACCCGAGTTCATGTCCCTAAACCAGCCCATGCGGGCCGGAGCGCCCGCCGCCGAGAACCGAGCCAGCTCCAGGAGGCTGTCGCAGATCAAGCCCCAGACCAGTCAGTCGAACGAAGAGCCCGCTGACACCGCCGGcgtcaacaataacaacaaggaCAAGGACAAAAAGGAGCCGGGCAAAATGCCCGAGGAAGACTGCATGCTGCTGAACCCCTCCTTCAAGGGGATAGCCATGAACGCGCTGCTAGCCATCGACATCAGTCTATCCAAGCGCATGGGGGTCTGCGCCTACACCTCGTCTTCCTGGGGGGGCTGCCGCTCCATGGTCGCCCTGCTCGAGCTCACCGGCTTCGGCATCACGTGGATCATTGGCACTATCGTGTGTCTCACGAGGAGTAACACGCTTGCCGGACAGGAGGTTCTGGTCAACCTGCTACTGG CGCTGCTTCTGGACGTGCTGACCATCGCGGGGGTCCAGCGGCTGGTGAAGCGGCGGGGGCCCTGGGAGATGACCCCCGGCTTCCTGGACTACGTGTCCATGGACATGTACTCTTTCCCGGCGGCGCATGCCAGCCGCGCCGCCATGGTCTCCAAGTTCCTGCTGTCCCACCTGGTGCTGGCCGTGCCTCTGCGCATCCTGCTGGTGCTCTGGGCCTTCCTGGTGGGCGTGTCCCGGGTGATGCTGGGCAAGCACCACCTCACGGACATGGTGTGCGGCTTCGTGCTGGGGCTCCTCCACTTCAGCCTGATGGAGAACGTGTGGCTCTCCTCCGGCACCTGCCAGACTCTCATCTCCATCAGCACCTTCAGCTGGGGCGCCTTCAGTTAG
- the prrc2b gene encoding LOW QUALITY PROTEIN: protein PRRC2B (The sequence of the model RefSeq protein was modified relative to this genomic sequence to represent the inferred CDS: inserted 2 bases in 1 codon): MSDRLGQITKSKDGKSKYSTLSLFDKYKGKSIETQKNAVPRHGLQSLGKVAAARRMPPPAHLPSLKSENKGNDPNVIIVPKDGTGWANKQEQPDQKSSIALTAQLPELQPQLASQKSVSNLQKATPVASQESTNPGGPKQWAQLNGKAKELDGSRVLNRLQPFSHEEFPTLKAAGEQDKAGKERSVFDPSYGPGPSLRPQNVTSWREGGGRNLQPSSPLGPPADPEGKPPAAAETGXPPPPPPSSSSSVPSSNSNSSSSNAAVSSAIAPGISTSSSHSLVPAQPAVPDPKEISLRPAQPLRRTVVPTALQHQLHHTSNAVYHDMLPAFMCSKDTRETPGAVDIAPVAAVTAPARFDNRPARQNFTNASEHVNGDVRRGETRFVRAPARPSSQPIRRPGERPPRPAIINPEDLRDLDELDVNCEDGWAGLHEEVDYGEKLKFSDDEEEHGGNKKGKMWAEWERQRANQRDRQASVSSNDGAYLHEAAEDIYTQHHLHHTEPQRKVNGKYSPAETQAPQKSSAPGPAAAAPHPAEPLEDQDDHLHPAQPAAAAAPRAKFVSPDLSEAVERARRRREEEERRDREERLAACAEKLKRLDEKFGKTERQTSRSDDGSKDGEGKEPATAAAVASPKREPSKAHPDSWQYATKEASECPPDHSPGYEYREEPCFPAYRASEDDAQEPTSPQSDGSAGRQTSKPIAPRFQKQQATPPPPQQPQHQQQQQQQQQQQQQQQQQQQQQQQQQEQVYKMQHWQSSHSASSGSSHPQRGYYPSHVLGFDPRWMMMPPFMDPRMAPGRSPVDYYPNSVHSSGMMKPMLHPDHLNSPGSDDGCHPSMHQERRAPSTEPYPMWNQDGYPLRSFTPPYQRQHESSEGGRPDDRGDLGCPQQSAYEERANECLEPPAEDLPHQSYHQNPRAPDRGEHQRHDQGLLTTAQGHGQRSDGDYHKHDPREKHSKDGPDPRDEAFDQGSKDSWRRDGGGQAKDGGSAGGPDQWADAAPSGGPSQPPEGGGRTLVRRTGPIKKPVLKALKVEDKENEKPRPEPEEKMVPPYRLEKEVLTNVYDLKKDSQPISSRRAASPAVEKQQQQQQHAEEKQQQHQPLPAAAKPERAISTQTEDAPKEGGGWDTGTKSSQFARDETEARDSQAPRRNNWIFIDEEQAFAGARGTGRGRGRGFREFNSSGGGRGGVGGDRERGGGERGGGGGGRGAKGGENLRGGYGKNNSNSSVSSISGGGAGGRGVSRGRGPPRDFVQVEDIQRGKPRRRNVSETLSETSEYEELPKRRRQKGSENGEGYVEPAEGVRKADRDSWRSNKTYAEDQAAIDAKEKAKAGRGGFVSRTLPPRMNAAPAPTGGGSGGGGGGGGGGGGYSRGFGGPRDISTWRGRGAQYTGAGGPMQENGYGPAAADAPYPRRQAPAAEREALKYPPKFSVPFAENGGEERDGEYYPDGESADRQALRRRRPPRQDKPPRFRRLRQENEPGSGQWNSEQYANGGGGEGGFANPWPNRPKAAGEEGWPAAHYPAQHGGQAEEWESGSENSDFGDWREKRGGGGGLQQGHGDGPSEHGDAGEKREMSKRSFSSQRPLVERQNRKGEPALLEGGKAPSGRADSWQNGGAPCKSRSPEAYVDQPDDREPSDPSGKKLDKELKQGSGKSDMVEPLSQYDLNSYPIESEGQGSDSYQDALSKKQRRPQDDDRRRKEQAAVPLKSRPLASKMPPRFAKKQGGMGMEQQEDSLSSNNLGTEIWETNNSALSVQSSGGDSWTKQVSYTGSEPNSEDSDAGPEQSKEQHKPGPIGNERSLKHRGKGPEASERLEGVGGPISAPVNGVDLHGDPGLPGPPIEFGVSAKDSDFSLPPCSAAVAVSSPVAKLQDPLNTNPALNQGIPMLRSNHLQPGMNLNTMSFPSADLTLKMESARKAWENSQSLPEQGSPVGGVSGSQPPCSSSVSYSSFGGVSMPPMPVASVAPSMSLQGNHIPPLYLDGHGFPSQPRLLPPSMAQQQSYQQAQQAQQIPISLHNSLQAQAQLGLRGGLPVSQSQEMFNSIPPFRSQVYMHPNLSQPSPLVLSGGGQLKGPYSPFPGMQPSDMVKSQSGSHYQPMNGSQPMVYDNQMNQGPGMGSSQLMDSQLIQVAMPLPGSQLRYGSAQQHLILPQSIQLQQGQNLSVGAPRRMMPPGSQQREPSQMEMKGFQYADKPSHSPGLPGGSYRPGSASPSGKPSGPGGQLPPHYTQQVAPPQGSMVMHMRPPTTGPFPTPIQRPVMQVNKPVMVRSPPYPNPGREPPHPTASSAPEPQMKGPEDCVKSKPVGETPRPALGQDPAPPAGGPTSRLQDPLSPPSSAGQAKPAPPPPPPPRTGAIKPPAAKAEEGKA, encoded by the exons ATGTCCGATCGTTTGGGGCAAATAACCAAGTCCAAGGATGGGAAAAGCAAGTACTCCACACTCAGTCTATTTGACAAGTACAAGGGAAAATCAATAGAAACACAGAAAAACGCAG TTCCACGACATGGCTTACAGAGTCTTGGCAAAGTGGCCGCAGCCCGGCGTATGCCCCCACCCGCTCACCTGCCGAGCCTGAAGTCTGAAAACAAAGGAAACGACCCCAACGTCATTATTGTGCCCAAAGACGGAACAGGATGGGCAAACAAGCAGGAACAACCGGATcaaaagag TTCTATTGCGTTAACAGCACAGCTGCCGGAGTTGCAGCCGCAGCTGGCTTCACAGAAGTCCGTTTCCAATCTTCAGAAGGCCACGCCAGTAGCCAGCCAGGAG AGCACAAACCCAGGTGGACCGAAGCAATGGGCCCAGCTAAATGGAAAGGCGAAAGAGCTAGATG GTTCAAGGGTCTTAAACCGACTTCAGCCCTTCTCTCACGAGGAATTTCCCACGCTGAAGGCCGCTGGGGAACAGGACAAGGCTGGCAAGGAAAGAAGCGTCTTCGATCCGTCGTATGGGCCCGGACCAAGCCTCCGCCCGCAGA ATGTGACGAGCTGGAGGGAGGGTGGTGGCAGGAACCTGCAGCCCTCCTCGCCCCTTGGTCCGCCAGCCGACCCCGAGGGCAAGCCCCCTGCCGCGGCTGAGACCGg gcctcccccgccccccccctcctcctcctcctccgtcccctcctccaactccaactcctcctcctccaacgccGCCGTCTCCTCCGCCATCGCCCCCggcatctccacctcctcctcccactcgcTGGTCCCGGCCCAGCCCGCCGTCCCCGACCCGAAGGAGATCTCCCTGCGCCCCGCCCAGCCCCTGCGGAGGACGGTGGTCCCCACCGCCCTGcagcaccagctccaccacaccTCCAACGCCGTCTACCACGACATGCTGCCCGCTTTC ATGTGTTCCAAAGACACGCGCGAGACCCCCGGGGCCGTCGACATCGCCCCCGTCGCCGCGGTGACGGCGCCCGCCCGATTCGACAACAGGCCCGCCCGCCAGAACTTCACCAACGCTTCAGAGCACGTCAA CGGTGACGTGCGCCGGGGGGAGACACGCTTCGTACGAGCCCCCGCTCGCCCCTCTTCCCAGCCCATCCGCCGGCCCGGAGAGAGACCCCCGCGGCCCGCCATCATCAACCCCGAGGACCTGAGGGATCTGGACGAGCTGGACGTCAACTGTGAGGACGGCTGGGCAG GACTTCACGAAGAGGTAGACTACGGAGAGAAGCTTAAATTCAGTGACGATGAAGAGGAACATGGCGGCAATAAGAAGGGCAAGATGTG GGCCGAGTGGGAGCGCCAGAGGGCCAACCAGCGTGACCGGCAGGCCTCCGTCAGCTCCAACGACGGGGCCTACCTCCACGAAGCCGCCGAGGACATCTacacccagcaccacctccaccacaccgaGCCCCAGAGGAAAGTCAACGGAAAATACTCCCCCGCCGAaacccag gccccgcAGAAGAGCTCGGCTCctggccccgccgccgccgccccccacccGGCGGAGCCCCTCGAGGACCAGGACGACCACCTGCACCCCGCccagcccgccgccgccgccgcccccaggGCCAAGTTCGTGTCCCCCGATCTGTCTGAGGCGGTGGAGCGCGCCCGGCGCCgccgcgaggaggaggagcggcgagACCGCGAGGAGCGGCTGGCCGCCTGCGCCGAGAAGCTGAAGCGGCTGGACGAGAAGTTCGGCAAGACGGAGCGCCAGACCTCGCGCTCCGACGACGGCAGCAAGGACGGCGAGGGCAAGGagcccgccaccgccgccgccgtcgcgtCCCCCAAGAGGGAGCCCAGCAAAGCCCACCCGGACAGCTGGCAGTACGCCACGAAAG AGGCCAGCGAGTGCCCCCCGGACCACTCCCCCGGCTACGAGTACCGCGAGGAGCCCTGCTTCCCGGCCTACCGCGCCAGCGAGGACGACGCACAAGAGCCCACGTCCCCGCAGAGCGACGGCAGCGCCGGGCGCCAGACCTCCAAGCCCATCGCGCCCCGCTTCCAGAAGcagcaggccacgccccctccgccACAACAGCcgcagcaccaacaacaacagcaacaacagcagcaacagcagcaacaacaacaacaacagcagcagcaacagcaacaacagcag GAGCAAGTGTACAAGATGCAGCACTGGCAGTCGAGCCACTCGGCCAGCTCTGGCTCCAGCCACCCCCAGCGCGGCTACTACCCCTCCCATGTGCTGGGCTTCGACCCCCGCTGGATGATGATGCCCCCGTTCATGGACCCCCGCATGGCCCCGGGCCGGTCCCCTGTGGACTACTACCCCAACTCTGTCCACTCTTCAG GAATGATGAAGCCCATGCTTCATCCAGACCACCTCAACAGTCCCGGCTCTGACGACGGCTGCCATCCCAGCATGCACCAGGAGAGGAGGGCTCCGTCCACCGAGCCCTACCCCATGTGGAACCAGGACGGCTACCCCCTGCGGAGCTTCACGCCGCCCTACCAGAGACAGCACGAGAGCTCGGAGGGCGGCCGGCCAGACGACCG AGGAGACCTCGGCTGCCCCCAGCAGAGCGCTTACGAAGAGAGGGCCAACGAGTGCCTGGAGCCCCCCGCCGAGGACCTCCCTCACCAGAGCTACCACCAGAACCCCCGGGCCCCCGACCGGGGGGAGCACCAGCGCCACGACCAGGGCCTGCTCACCACGGCCCAGGGCCACGGCCAGCGCTCGGACGGCGACTACCACAAGCACGACCCCAGAGAGAAGCACTCAAAGGACGGCCCGGACCCGCGCGACGAGGCCTTCGACCAAGGCTCCAAGGACAGTTGGAGGAGAGACGGCGGCGGCCAGGCTAAGGACGGAGGCTCCGCCGGCGGCCCAGACCAGTGGGCCGACGCCGCCCCCAGCGGCGGGCCCAGCCAGCCCCCCGAGGGCGGCGGGCGCACCCTGGTCCGCAGGACCGGCCCCATCAAGAAGCCCGTGCTGAAGGCGCTcaaggtggaggacaaggagaacGAGAAGCCCCGGCCCGAGCCCGAGGAGAAGATGGTGCCGCCGTACCgcctggagaaggaggtgctCACCAACGTCTACGACCTGAAGAAGGACAGCCAGCCCATCAGCAGCCGGCGCGCTGCCTCGCCCGCCGtcgagaagcagcagcagcagcagcagcacgcggaggagaagcagcagcagcatcagcctCTGCCCGCCGCCGCCAAGCCGGAGAGGGCCATCAGCACCCAGACGGAGGACGCTCCCAAGGAGGGCGGCGGCTGGGACACGGGCACCAAGAGCAGCCAGTTCGCCAGGGACGAGACGGAGGCCCGCGACTCCCAGGCCCCCCGTCGCAACAACTGGATCTTCATCGACGAGGAGCAGGCCTTCGCCGGGGCCAGGGGGACGGGTCGAGGGCGGGGCCGAGGATTTCGGGAGTTTAACTCGAGCGGAGGTGGACGAGGAGGAGTGGgcggagacagggagagaggaggcggggaaagaggaggaggaggaggaggccgggggGCTAAAGGGGGAGAGAACCTTCGCGGTGGCTACGGGaagaacaacagcaacagcagtgTTAGCAGCATCAGCGGCGGCGGTGCCGGGGGTCGTGGCGTGAGCCGCGGCAGgggcccgcccagagactttGTCCAAGTGGAGGACATCCAGAGGGGCAAGCCCCGCCGACGCAACGTCAGCGAGACCCTGAGCGAGACCTCGGAGTACGAAGAGCTGCCCAAGCGGCGTCGCCAGAAGGGGTCCGAGAACGGCGAGGGGTACGTGGAGCCCGCCGAGGGGGTCCGCAAGGCGGACCGGGACTCCTGGAGGTCCAACAAGACGTACGCCGAGGACCAGGCGGCCATCGACGCCAAGGAGAAGGCCAAGGCCGGCCGCGGGGGCTTCGTGAGCCGCACGCTGCCCCCCAGGATGAACGCCGCCCCCGCACCCACCGGCGGCGGcagcggaggaggtggaggaggtggtggaggtggtggtggatacAGCAGAGGCTTTGGGGGCCCCAGGGACATCTCGACCTGGAGGGGCCGCGGTGCCCAGTACACTGGCGCCGGGGGCCCCATGCAGGAGAACGGCTacggccccgccgccgccgacgcGCCCTACCCGCGCCGGCAGGCCCCCGCCGCGGAGCGCGAGGCCCTCAAATACCCGCCCAAGTTCTCGGTTCCGTTCGCCGAGAACGGCGGCGAGGAGCGCGACGGCGAGTACTACCCGGACGGCGAGAGCGCCGACCGGCAGGCGCTGAGGCGGCGCCGGCCGCCGCGCCAGGACAAGCCCCCGCGCTTCCGCCGCCTGCGGCAGGAGAATGAGCCCGGCTCGGGCCAGTGGAACAGCGAGCAGTACGCCAACGGCGGCGGTGGCGAGGGGGGCTTCGCCAACCCCTGGCCCAACCGCCCCAAGGCGGCCGGCGAGGAGGGCTGGCCCGCCGCGCACTACCCCGCGCAGCACGGGGGCCAGGCCGAGGAGTGGGAGTCGGGCTCGGAGAACAGCGACTTCGGGGACTGGAGGGAgaagcgaggaggagggggcgggctcCAGCAGGGGCACGGCGACGGCCCCTCGGAGCACGGCGACGCCGGGGAGAAGCGGGAGATGTCCAAAAGGAGCTTCTCCAGCCAGCGGCCCCTGGTGGAGCGGCAGAACCGCAAGGGGGAGCCGGCGCTGCTGGAGGGCGGCAAGGCGCCGTCGGGCAGGGCCGACAGCTGGCAGAACGGCGGGGCTCCCTGTAAGAG caggAGCCCCGAGGCCTACGTGGATCAGCCCGACGACAGAGAGCCCAGCGACCCCTCTGGGAAGAAGCTAGACAAGGAGCTCAAGCAGGGCTCGGGGAAATCCGACATGGTGGAGCCGCTGTCCCAGTACGACCTCAACAGCTACCCGA TTGAGAGTGAAGGCCAGGGCTCGGACTCGTACCAGGACGCCCTGTCTAAGAAGCAGCGACGCCCCCAGGACGACGACCGCAGGAGGAAGGAGCAGGCCGCC GTTCCACTCAAGAGCCGACCGCTGGCCTCCAAGATGCCCCCCCGCTTCGCCAAGAAGCAGGGGGGCATGGGcatggagcagcaggaggactCTCTGTCGTCCAACAACCTCGGCACGGAGATCTGGGAGACCAACAATTCAG CTCTGTCAGTGCAGTCTTCAGGAGGAGACTCCTGGACCAAACAAGTGTCCTACACGGGCAGCGAGCCCAACTCTGAG GACTCGGACGCCGGGCCGGAGCAGAGCAAGGAGCAGCACAAGCCCGGCCCCATCGGCAACGAGCGCTCCCTGAAGCACCGCGGCAAGGGCCCCGAGGCGTCGGAGCGGCTGGAGGGCGTGGGCGGGCCCATCAGCGCGCCCGTCAACGGCGTGGACCTCCACGGCGACCCGGGGCTGCCCGGCCCGCCCATCGAGTTCGGCGTGAGCGCCAAGGACTCTGACTTCAGCCTGCCACCGTGTTCGGCCGCCGTGGCCGTGTCCAGCCCCGTCGCCAAGCTGCAGGACCCGCTCAACACCAAC CCGGCTCTGAACCAGGGCATACCCATGCTGCGCTCCAACCACCTGCAGCCAGGCATGAACCTCAACACCATGTCCTTCCCCAGCGCCGACCTCACACTCAAG ATGGAGTCGGCCCGCAAGGCGTGGGAGAACTCCCAGTCGCTCCCGGAGCAGGGCTCCCCCGTGGGGGGCGTGTCGGGCTCCcagcccccctgctcctccagcgTCAGCTACAGCTCCTTCGGGGGCGTCTCCATGCCCCCCATGCCGGTGGCCTCCGTGGCTCCCTCCATGTCCCTGCAGG gtaaCCACATCCCCCCTCTGTACCTGGACGGTCATGGGTTCCCCAGCCAGCCGCGCCTGCTACCCCCTTCCATGGCCCAGCAGCAGAGCTACCAGCAG GCCCAACAGGCCCAGCAGATCCCCATCTCCCTGCACAACTCCCtgcaggcccaggcccagctgGGGCTCCGTGGGGGCCTCCCGGTCTCCCAGTCCCAGGAGATGTTCAACTCTATCCCCCCGTTCAG GTCCCAGGTGTACATGCACCCCAACCTCTCCCAGCCCAGCCCCCTGGTGCTGTCCGGGGGCGGCCAGCTCAAGGGCCCCTACTCCCCGTTCCCCGGCATGCAGCCCTCGGACATGGTCAAGTCCCAGTCGGGCTCCCACTACCAGCCCATGAACGGCAGCCAGCCCATGGTCTACGACAACCAGATGAACCAGGGCCCCGGCATGGGCTCCTCCCAGCTCATGGACTCCCAGCTCATCCAG gtgGCCATGCCCCTGCCGGGCTCCCAGCTGCGCTACGGCTCGGCCCAGCAGCACCTCATCCTGCCCCAGTCCATCCAGCTGCAGCAGGGCCAGAACCTGTCGGTGGGCGCCCCGCGGCGCATGATGCCCCCCGGCTCCCAGCAGAGAGAG ccCTCCCAGATGGAGATGAAGGGCTTCCAGTACGCCGACAAGCCCAGCCACTCCCCGGGCCTGCCTGGAGGGTCCTACAG GCCGGGGTCTGCCAGCCCCAGTGGGAAGCCGTCGGGCCCCGGGGGCCAGCTGCCTCCACACTACACCCAACAG gTGGCCCCTCCCCAGGGCAGCATGGTGATGCACATGCGGCCCCCCACCACCGGCCCCTTCCCCACCCCCATCCAGCGGCCCGTCATGCAGGTCAACAAGCCTGTGATGGTCCGCTCCCCCCCGTACCCCAACCCCGGCCgcgagcccccccaccccacggCGTCCTCGGCCCCCGAGCCCCAGATGAAGGGGCCCGAGGACTGCGTGAAG AGTAAGCCCGTGGGGGAGACCCCACGCCCGGCCCTAGGGCAGGACCCAGCCCCGCCGGCCGGTGGGCCCACCAGCAGGCTCCaagaccccctctcccccccctcctcggcaGGCCAGGCCAAACcagcaccgccgccgccaccaccaccgcgcaCCGGGGCCAtcaaaccaccagccgccaagGCAGAGGAGGGAAAGGCCTAG